TGCAGCGCCATCTTGTCGTGGCCGAGGTCGATGCCGTACGAGGCCTTGAAGCGCTGGACGAGGTGTTCGACGATCCGCTGGTCCCAGTCGTCGCCGCCGAGATGCGTGTCGCCGTTGGTCGCCTTGACCTCGATGACGCCGTCGCCGATCTCCAGGAGCGAGACGTCGAAAGTGCCGCCGCCCAGGTCGAAGACCAGGACGGTCTGCTCCTCACCGCGGTCGAGCCCGTACGCGAGGGCGGCGGCCGTCGGCTCGTTGATGATGCGCAGGACCTTGAGGCCCGCGATCTCGCCCGCCTCCTTGGTGGCCTGGCGCTGGGCGTCGTCGAAGTAGGCGGGCACGGTGATCACGGCGTCCGTGACGTCCTCGCCGAGGTAGGCCTCGGCGTCCCGCTTCAGCTTCTGCAGCACGCGCGCCGACAGCTCCTGCGCGCGGTAACGGGTGCCGTCGATGGTGCCCTGGTCCGGGAAGCGCCAGTCCGCGTCGCCCATGTGACGCTTGACCGAGCGCGCGGTGCGGTCCACGTTCGTCACCGCCTGCCGCTTGGCGACCTCGCCGACGAGTACCTCGCCGTGCTTGGCGAAGGCCACCACGGACGGTGTGGTGCGCGCGCCCTCCGCGTTCGCGACGACGGTGGGCTCACCGCCCTCCAGGACAGCCACCACCGAGTTCGTGGTACCGAGATCGATACCGACCGCACGTGCCATCTCCGTCCCCTTCCGCCAGGACCCTTGCCCACCTCCAGCACAAAACTTGAGTGGGCTGTTGTCAATGCTGTCACTCCACGTATCCCGAAAACGGCGAAGCCGCGCCCCGGTCGCCTGGCGCGGGGCGCGGCATCGAGGGGCGTACGCGCGTCAGGCGAGCTTGGCCGACAGGGTGATCGTCGTGCCGGTCAGCGCCTGGCTGACCGGGCAGTTCTTCTTGGCATCCTCGGCCGCGGAGACGAAGCCGTCGTTGTCGAGGCCCGGCACGGTGCCCTCGACGGTGAGGTGGATGCCGGTGATGCCCTCACCGGGCTGGAACATGACGTCGGCGTTGGTGACGAGCTTGCTCGGCGGGGTGCCGGCGCCCGCGAGGGCGTGCGACAGCGCCATGGAGAAGCAGCTGGAGTGGGCGGCGGCGATCAGCTCCTCCGGGCTGGTCTTGCCGTTCGCGTCCTGGGCCCGCGACGCCCACGTCACCGGCTGCTGGCCGATGCCGGAGGAGTCGAAGGTGACGACGCCGTTGCCCTCGAGCAGGTTGCCTTCCCACACGGTGTGTGCGGTGCGCGTGGTTGCCACGATGAATCCCTTCGCTGAGGTCCCGTTTTCGGGGTCCGTATCCACCATCCGATCACACCTGCGCCCGGCGCACCCGGAAAGGACGCGGTCTACTCGAAAGGGGCGCGGTGTCCCGGAAGGGCGGCACACCGCGCCCGGAAGACGGCACCGCGCGCGCTGAACGGGAGCCGCGCGCCCGGCAGAGCACACATACCGGCGGTGCGGGTTGGCCCCGCTGAACCCGTCGGAGCCCCGTCGGACGGCACGCTCGGCGAACCCTCAGGCGGCACGCTCATCCGGCTCGTCTGATTCGTCCGGGCGGTCCATCAGCGGCACTTGGGGACCGTTGCACTCGCGCAGCCACCGTCGCAGTACGCGGTGCACCTGCTCCGCGCCGACGAGTTCGGCTTCGTCCTCGACCGGCGCGGAGAGCGCCATCGGCGAGAGCAGGAAGGGCCGGCCCTGGGCCCCGCCGAGTCCGCCGTGCGAGCCGATCTGCTCCTCGAAGGCGAGGACTTCGCCCTCGCCGGGGTCGTACCAGGAGTTGACCATGATGTCGGCGGTGTGCGGGAAGGCGTGCGTACGTCGTACGGCGTCCGCGGCGCCCGGGCCGAAGTCGGCGAGCGGCCCGAGAAGTTCGTCGTCGAGTTCGTCCACCGGCACCTCCTTGCCGTGCGCGCCGAGCACCACGCCGCCGTGCTCCTTGCTGCGGACGAGTACGAAGCCGACGCCCGGGTGGTTGGCGAGGGTGGAGAGCAGCGCGGGATGGCGGCGGTCGATCTCCTCCCGGCTCATCCGGTGCGGTACGTCGGGGAAGGAGACCAGGCCCAGGTTGCCGGAGGCCAGCACGATGGGCTCGGAGCGGCGCCGCGAGGGGCGGTGCTGCTCGCCGCCCTCCTCGACCGGCCTGCGCAGCGCGGCCCGTACGGCGGCCCGCGCCTCGGCACCGCTGTGCGTGCTCTGTGCCTTGCGCGGCACGGGCAGCCCGCAGCCCGCGCGGACCAGATTGCCGAGCGTGAGTCCGTAACGGGTCAGGAACGTCTCGCCGGGGCTCTGGCCGTGGTCGGACAACAGCACGATCCGGTACGGCCGCGGCGCGTGCTCGGCGACCTTCGCGATCAGCGCGAGCGACCGGTCGAGGCGCTGCAGGACCTTCTCGGCGTCCCGGCTGTGCGGCCCTGAGTGGTGTGCCACTTCGTCGTACGCCACCAGGTCCGCGTAGACCGCGTTGCGCCCGGCGAGCATGTCGCCGATCACCGCGGCGACGACGACGTCCCGCTCGACGACGGTCGCGAAGGCGCGGACGAAGGGGTACAGCCCGCCCCGCCTCACGCGCGGGCGCCGTTGCTCGATCCGGGCCCGCATGGACTGGCCGATCTCCCGCAGGACGTCGGCGACGAAGGACATGGCCGTACGAACGGCGTTGGCGGGGTCGGAGAAGTACGCGAAGTAGCCCGCCCGCGAACGGTTCTCCCTTCCCCGCCGCGCGGCCACGGACAGGACGAGGGCGAGCTGGCCGGCGCCGCCGCTGAAGAGGTTGCCGCGGCTCGCGCCGTCGACGGCGAGCAGTCCTCCGTCGCCGGTGTGCTCGACGGCCCGGCGCTGGAGTTCGGCGGCGCTGGTGGGCCGGTTGCAGACCATGACCTCGCGGCTGTCCTTCTCGTACCACCGGAAGGCCGGGACGTCGTGGTTGCTGCCGTGCAGGATGCCCAGCTGGCTGGCGCCGGTCTGGCTGGACCAGTCGGTGCGCCAGGGGATGAGCCGGTGAGTGGGGCGGCGGCCTCCCAGCCACTGCGCCACGGTCGGCATGAGCCCCTGGCCGACGGCCCGTTCCAGGACGTCGTGGCCCACGCCGTCGAGCTGGAGGAAGACGGCGCCGGGGGTCGAGGGCCCCGCCCGTCCGTCGGCACGCCTGCGACGGCGGTCGGCGAGCCGGTACAGCCTGCGCCGGTACGCGTCGTCGTCCCGTACCGCGAGGGCACCGCCGGTGGCCGAGGCGACGGCGGACATCGCGGCGGCGACGACCACGGCGGTCTCGGGGGCGACCTCACCCTGCCCGGAGGGACTGATCCGCAGGGCGACCAGCAGCAAGGACCCGTTGAGGAAGAAGACCAGCAGCCCGAGCACGAGGGCGGGCACGAGCAGCAGCGCCCTGACGAGCAGGGGCCACACCAGCGACGAGAGCAGACCGAAGACGCCCGCGCCGGCCGCCGCGGTGGTCGCGATCTGCGTGGCGCTGTCCCCGTCATCCGACTGCAACTGGAAATCGGGCAGCGCACCGGCGAGGACGAGCATCGTGACCGTCGACACGGCCCACACCGTGATGCTCCGCCATACTCCGCTGAGGATCCGCCGCCAACGTCCTCCACCCACGCCCAGTCCACCTCACGTCCCGGCCCGCACGAGCCGCGAGGCCTGCTTCCACCCTGGCACAACGGGCGGGCGCGCTTCAGCGGCCGTCGTATCCGGCCGTCGGCATCGACAGACGGCGGTGGACCCGGGCCTTCATCTGCGCGTCGTACGACGGTTCGGCCGTGCCGACCGTCTCGACCCGTACGCCGCGGCGCACGCACTCGGCGGTGAACTCGTCGACGGAGGCGAGGGCACGCTCCAGCACACGGCGGCTGGGCGCCACGAAGAGATCGACGAGGCCCGCCTCGACGTCGGCCCACAGGGTGCGGTGGTCGGGGCGCAGACCCCGTACGAGGAGTTCGCGCGTGATCACGTAGCCGCGCTCGGCGGCCCAGCGGGCGCACATGGCGTGCTGGCTGCGGGAGTCGACGAGGAAGGGATCCGCGTCGAGCTCCTCCAGGGGCGTCAGACTGGCGATCGTCGTGACGCGGAGCGACGGGCCGCCCTGGTCAAGCCGTTCGAGCCGTTCGAGCTGTTCCAGCCCGTCGAGCGAGCACTTGAGGGCGTGCCTGCCGGAGGCACCGCGCGCGTCTCCCATGGCGTCCCCCTCACCTCCGGGTTCCCCGCCGACCCTACTCCTGCCCGTAGGCTCGGGGGGAGTCGCGCGAAGGAGGCAATGAGGTGCCGGCGGAGATCACCTGGTGGGGGCACGCCACCTGCACGCTGGCGGACTCCGGAACACGCGTGCTCACCGACCCCCTCTTCGCGCGCCGGCTCGCGCACCTCAGGCGCAGGCGCGGGGCGCCGCCCCCGCCCGCGGCGGCCGTCGCCGACGTGGCGCTCGTCTCGCATCTGCACGCCGACCATCTGCATCTGCCCTCGCTGGCACAGCTCGCCCCGGGCACCCGGCTGATCGTGCCGAGGGGCGCGCGGCGCGCGGTGCCCGGGCTGCGCGGGCTGGACCACCTGCGGCTCACCGAGGTGATGCCGGGCGACCGTACCCAGGTCGGTGACCTGGTCGTACGCACCGTGTCGGCGCGGCACGACGGGCGACGACTGCCCGTCGGTCCGCACCGCGCCCCCGCCGTCGGGTACGTCGTCGAGGGCGAGGCGCGAACGTACTTCGCCGGGGACACCGGGCTGTTCGCGTCGATGGCCGAGGAGGTCGGCCCCGTCGACGTAGCCCTGCTGCCGGTGGGCGGATGGGGGCCGTATCTCGGAGAGGGCCACCTCGACGCGGGGCGCGCGGTCGAGGCACTCGCCCAGTTGATGCCCCGCAGCGCCGTGCCGGTGCACTACGGCACGTACTGGCCGATCGGCCTGGACGCCGTGCGCCCCCACGAATTCCACGCCCCGGGCGAGGAGTTCGTCCGCCTCGCCGCCGAACGGACACCCCAGGTCGCGGTGCACCGCCTCGAACACGGGGAGAGCGTACGACCGGAGGTCGCCCGGTGACGATCCGGCGCGAGGAGCGCGCGGAGGGCACGCGGTGGGCGGCGCACCGACTCGCTGGAAACCGTGCGGAGGGCATCCGGTGGGCGGCGCACCGACTCGCTGGAAACCGTGCGGAGGGCATCCGGTGGGCGGCACAGCGGATCGCCGGACACCGCACGGACAGCATCCAGTCGGCGCCGCACCCGCTCGCCAGACACCACACGGACGACATCCAGTCCGCGCCGCACCCGCTCGCCAGACACCACACGGACGACATCCAGTCCGCGCCACACCCGCTCGCCAGACACCACACGGACGACATCCAGTCCGCGCCACACCCGCTCGCCAGACACCACACGGACGACATCCAGTCCGCGCCACACCCGCTCGCCGGAAACCGTGCGCTGACCGTCCCGGCCGCCGCGGCGGCGAAGGCCGCGGCGCAACGGCGGGGCAGCCGTGGCGCGGTCGTCGGCACGCCACGGGTTCCGCCCGGCGCAGTCGCGGACGGCGTCATACGGTGCCCCGCGCGCGGCCGAAGCGCGCGGGCGGAGGGTGCCCGGTGATGTCTCTCTTCCTGGCCGCCCCGGCCACGACCGTGCCGCCGGAGTCCACGCAGCAGGCGATCGGGTATCCGTCGCTGTTTCTGCTGGTGTTGATCGGCGCGCTGGTGCCGGTGGTGCCGACAGGGGCGCTGGTGAGTTCGGCGGCCGTGGTCGCGTTTCACCAGACGGCGCCGTTCGCGCTGCTGCTGGTCTTCGTGGTGGCGGCGCTCGCGGCGTTCCTGGGAGACGTCGCGCTGTACTGGCTCGGCCGGCGCGGTATGCGGTCCAGGAACGGCTCGCGCTGGCTGGAGACCCTCCGCGACCGCGCCCCCGAGGACCGGCTCGCCCGGGCCCAGGAGAAGCTGAGCGACCACGGCATCGCCGTGCTCGTCCTCTCCCGCCTCGTCCCGGCCGGCCGCATCCCGGTCATGCTCGCCTGCCTGCTGGCGAAGATGCCCCTGCACACCTTCGCCCGCGGTGACGTCCCGGCCTGCCTCGCCTGGGCGGTCACGTACCAACTGATCGGCATACTCGGCGGATCGCTCTTCAGCAAGCCGTGGGAGGGAGTGGTCGCGGCGGTCGTCCTGACGCTGGCGATCAGCGTGGCCCCGAGCGTGTGGCGGAGGGTCCGGAGGACGGCCGCGTAGCTCCTCAGCCCAGCACCCGCGAACCCCCCACCGGCAGATCCCACAGGTCCTCCCGGGCCAGCCCCGCCTCCTCCCAGGCCGCCCGCACCCGGGTCAGCGGTTCCAGGACGGGCTCGGCTGAGAGGACGAACGTGCCCCAGTGCATGGGCACCAGGCGATGGGCGCCGAGGTCGACGGCGGCCCGGACCGCCTCCTCCGGGTCGCAGTGGACGTCGCTGAGCCACCAGCGGGGGTCGTACGCGCCGATGGGGAGGAGGGCGAGGTCGATGCCGGGGTAGCGGCGGCCTATGCGGGCGAACCAGTGGCCGTACCCCGTGTCGCCCGCGAAGTACACGCGCTGTCCGTCGGACGCCGTCAGGACCCAGCCGCCCCACAGCGTGCGGCAGGTGTCGGTGAGCCTGCGCTTGGACCAGTGGTGGGCGGGGACGAAGTCGAAGCGGACAGCGCTCAGTTCGGCCGCCTCCCACCAGTCCAGCTCGGTGACGAGGGTGAACCGGCGGCGCCTGAACCAGCGGCCGAGACCGGCCGGTACGAACACCGGTGTGCCGCGCGGGAGCAGGCGCAGGGTCGGCGCGTCCAGGTGGTCGTAGTGGTTGTGGCTGATGACGACCGCGTCGACGCGCGGCAGCGCGCTCCAGGCCACGCCGACCGGTGTGATCCGGGTCGGGGTACCGAGGATCTTACGGGACCAGATGGGGTCGGTCAGGACGGTGAGCCCGCCGATCCGGATCACCCAACTGGAGTGCCCCGCCCAGGAGATGGCGACCGTGCGGGCGTCAACCCGGGGCAGCGGCCCCGGGTCGAACGGCACCAGCGGGATGTCGGCGAGCCCCTCGGCCCCGGGCCGCAACGCGCCCTCGCGCGCGAACCTGGCGAAGGCCCGCAGCCCGGGCAGCGGCGCGGTCAGCCGGTCCACGAAGGACCGCGGCCAGACACGCTTCTCGCCGAGCGGACGGGGCTCGGCGAGAGGCGTGAGAGGAGCGAGAGGCGTGAGAGCAGACAGGTGCCCGGCCGCCGCCGGGGGCGACGAGGACGCCGGATCGTCACCGTCCCGCGTGCTCGTGGTTGTCGTGTTGGTCGTGCTCGTGCTCGTGGTCGACTCGGACTGCTGCGTCATCGAGGAGGCTCCCATCGCTGAGCGTCGTCGCGGAGATCGTCGAAGGCCGACCCCAAGAGGGCCAACGCGCGTTGCACATGTGGCAGTTCCAACGGCGAGGGCGAGGCGAGGCATTCCGCCGCCCGCTCCTCGTCCGTGGCACCGAGCAGCGGCCCGGTGCCCAGGCGCACCCGGAGCGCCGCGAGTTCGTCGCCGAACCGGTGTCCGCCCGGCGCGGGCATCCCGAGCCGGGCGGTGAGGAAGTCCTCCAAGTCCTGGGCGTCGCCCACTCCGTGCGCGTCGAGCCCGTCACGCAGCGGTCCGAGGTCCACGTAAAGATGTCTCCCGGCCTGCGGGGGCCGCGCGACGGCGCCCGCGTCGACCACGGCGTGGTGCGCGGCGGCGGCCACGCGCGCGTGCAGCCCGACGGACGCCGTGAGCCACCGGGTGAGCTCGGCGGGCTCGCCGAGCGCGTACGCGGCCGCCGCGGCGACCGGCCCGGCGACCCGCGCGTCCAGCACGGTGAGCACGTCCAGGACACGGGCGCGCAGTTGGACCCCGAAGTCGTTGTCCGGGAAGCGGGCGACGGCGGCCGGCCAGCCCTGCGGCAGGAAGGCGCCCGCGAGGTCGCTGAGGACGGTGACCTCGTCGGGGAGCATCTCGGCGGGGCTGAGCAGCACCGTGTCGTGCGGCTGGTGCAGGGTGTCGCGCCAGGTCTCGTCGCTGACGACGTGCAGTCCCTCGCCCACCGCGGCCTCCACGGCCTCGTGGACGACCTCGGGCGGCGCGACGGTGGCGGTGGGGTCGTCGGCCACGGAGAGCACGAGCAGGCGCGGTTCACCTCCTTCGGCACGGACTCTGCGGACGGTCTCCAGGAGGGCGTACGGATCCGGGACGCCACCGCACTCCGCGGGCGTCGCCACATGGAACGCGGATCGCCCCAACAGGCGTGCCTGCGGCGCCCACCAGGCCGCGCACGGGCGCGGCACGATGACGTCGCCGCCCATTGCGCCGGTCAGCGCGAGGAGCAGCGCGGGGGCACCGGGCGCGGCGGCCACCCGGTGGGGTGCGGCGGGCAGTCCGCGCCGGCTCCAGTAGGCGCAGGCCGCGTCGAGGACCGCGGGGCCGCCGCCGAAGGGCTCGGCGGCGGCGCGGTCCGCGGCGGCGGCCAGCACGGAGCGGAGCTCCGGCGACACGGGCAGGCCCTGATCGGGGAGGGGCGGGCCGTAACGGACGGGGCCGTGCCCTTCCGGATCCGTACGCCGCATAGGTGCCTCCGCGCAGTCCGTGGTGCCGTGCCGTGTCGCCGGTGCGTTGCCCCGTGGTCGGTGCGTGCCCTGCTCCGGTGCTCCCGCCTCCGTACGCTGTCTGCTTCCCCTGGCCCTGCCCGTTCCGTTCGTAGGTCATTCGTGCGGCCCCTCGTACGGTTCCGCTCACGTCCTCGGCGTCTCCGTACCCAGGGTCGCGCCCTCGCATGGTCACCCGGTCGGGTGACGCCCGTCCCG
This genomic interval from Streptomyces dengpaensis contains the following:
- a CDS encoding OsmC family protein, giving the protein MATTRTAHTVWEGNLLEGNGVVTFDSSGIGQQPVTWASRAQDANGKTSPEELIAAAHSSCFSMALSHALAGAGTPPSKLVTNADVMFQPGEGITGIHLTVEGTVPGLDNDGFVSAAEDAKKNCPVSQALTGTTITLSAKLA
- a CDS encoding alkaline phosphatase family protein; the protein is MGGGRWRRILSGVWRSITVWAVSTVTMLVLAGALPDFQLQSDDGDSATQIATTAAAGAGVFGLLSSLVWPLLVRALLLVPALVLGLLVFFLNGSLLLVALRISPSGQGEVAPETAVVVAAAMSAVASATGGALAVRDDDAYRRRLYRLADRRRRRADGRAGPSTPGAVFLQLDGVGHDVLERAVGQGLMPTVAQWLGGRRPTHRLIPWRTDWSSQTGASQLGILHGSNHDVPAFRWYEKDSREVMVCNRPTSAAELQRRAVEHTGDGGLLAVDGASRGNLFSGGAGQLALVLSVAARRGRENRSRAGYFAYFSDPANAVRTAMSFVADVLREIGQSMRARIEQRRPRVRRGGLYPFVRAFATVVERDVVVAAVIGDMLAGRNAVYADLVAYDEVAHHSGPHSRDAEKVLQRLDRSLALIAKVAEHAPRPYRIVLLSDHGQSPGETFLTRYGLTLGNLVRAGCGLPVPRKAQSTHSGAEARAAVRAALRRPVEEGGEQHRPSRRRSEPIVLASGNLGLVSFPDVPHRMSREEIDRRHPALLSTLANHPGVGFVLVRSKEHGGVVLGAHGKEVPVDELDDELLGPLADFGPGAADAVRRTHAFPHTADIMVNSWYDPGEGEVLAFEEQIGSHGGLGGAQGRPFLLSPMALSAPVEDEAELVGAEQVHRVLRRWLRECNGPQVPLMDRPDESDEPDERAA
- a CDS encoding MBL fold metallo-hydrolase codes for the protein MPAEITWWGHATCTLADSGTRVLTDPLFARRLAHLRRRRGAPPPPAAAVADVALVSHLHADHLHLPSLAQLAPGTRLIVPRGARRAVPGLRGLDHLRLTEVMPGDRTQVGDLVVRTVSARHDGRRLPVGPHRAPAVGYVVEGEARTYFAGDTGLFASMAEEVGPVDVALLPVGGWGPYLGEGHLDAGRAVEALAQLMPRSAVPVHYGTYWPIGLDAVRPHEFHAPGEEFVRLAAERTPQVAVHRLEHGESVRPEVAR
- a CDS encoding DedA family protein encodes the protein MSLFLAAPATTVPPESTQQAIGYPSLFLLVLIGALVPVVPTGALVSSAAVVAFHQTAPFALLLVFVVAALAAFLGDVALYWLGRRGMRSRNGSRWLETLRDRAPEDRLARAQEKLSDHGIAVLVLSRLVPAGRIPVMLACLLAKMPLHTFARGDVPACLAWAVTYQLIGILGGSLFSKPWEGVVAAVVLTLAISVAPSVWRRVRRTAA
- a CDS encoding MBL fold metallo-hydrolase; the encoded protein is MTQQSESTTSTSTTNTTTTSTRDGDDPASSSPPAAAGHLSALTPLAPLTPLAEPRPLGEKRVWPRSFVDRLTAPLPGLRAFARFAREGALRPGAEGLADIPLVPFDPGPLPRVDARTVAISWAGHSSWVIRIGGLTVLTDPIWSRKILGTPTRITPVGVAWSALPRVDAVVISHNHYDHLDAPTLRLLPRGTPVFVPAGLGRWFRRRRFTLVTELDWWEAAELSAVRFDFVPAHHWSKRRLTDTCRTLWGGWVLTASDGQRVYFAGDTGYGHWFARIGRRYPGIDLALLPIGAYDPRWWLSDVHCDPEEAVRAAVDLGAHRLVPMHWGTFVLSAEPVLEPLTRVRAAWEEAGLAREDLWDLPVGGSRVLG
- a CDS encoding aminotransferase class I/II-fold pyridoxal phosphate-dependent enzyme, which gives rise to MRRTDPEGHGPVRYGPPLPDQGLPVSPELRSVLAAAADRAAAEPFGGGPAVLDAACAYWSRRGLPAAPHRVAAAPGAPALLLALTGAMGGDVIVPRPCAAWWAPQARLLGRSAFHVATPAECGGVPDPYALLETVRRVRAEGGEPRLLVLSVADDPTATVAPPEVVHEAVEAAVGEGLHVVSDETWRDTLHQPHDTVLLSPAEMLPDEVTVLSDLAGAFLPQGWPAAVARFPDNDFGVQLRARVLDVLTVLDARVAGPVAAAAAYALGEPAELTRWLTASVGLHARVAAAAHHAVVDAGAVARPPQAGRHLYVDLGPLRDGLDAHGVGDAQDLEDFLTARLGMPAPGGHRFGDELAALRVRLGTGPLLGATDEERAAECLASPSPLELPHVQRALALLGSAFDDLRDDAQRWEPPR